The genomic region TTGTAGCTTAAAAGAGCAAAGGAACCCACCAGGATCTGATAGATTGTAGGATTTGCTGCAGTCATATCTAAGTTACACAGAACAGTGATCCAAATGAGATCAGTATAGTGCCCCTGACTGGAATGTGAACTACTTGGAGCTCTTGTCCAAGCAGCTGATCTGTTGTAAATTGAACCCTAGCTTGGTGTCAACTTTTTTCctatgagaaattattttttgtaggCCTATGACTTATTAAGCCTTTCACATGTTTGCATAGTTTGTCTTTTTCCTATAATTTCTTCCCTGTTCTTTGCTTCCCAGTTCTTTCGTGTGCTGAATGGTTACTCTCTCCAACACAAGCTGCTGCTTACAGGAACTCCCCTGCAGAACAACCTGGAAGAACTGTTCCACCTACTGAACTTCTTGACACCAGAGAGATTCCAGTATGTTTTGCAGTGCAAGTCAGCCTGCGTGTCACTCCTACCCccttccttggtttttttgctctttttttctctgtggctgtTTCTAAATGTCTGTTTCTCTGCAGTAACTTGGAGGGTTTCCTAGAAGAGTTTGCAGATATTGCCAAGGAAGATCAGATCAAGAAGTTGCATGACATGCTGGGCCCACACATGCTGAGGCGTCTCAAAGCTGATGTTTTCAAGAATATGCCATCTAAAACTGAGCTCATTGTCAGAGTGGAGTTGAGTCCCATGCAGAAGTGAGTGGGAAAATAGAGAGTACCTGCTGTTGGACTGCTGTTGCTCTGTTCAGCTGTTTCAAAGAGGATGCTGGAACAGCCTCATCCTTGCTATAGGGCTTTCTATACAATGGATAGGAGGAATATTTCCTGCTGCCACTATAGCAGAGGAAGGGCTAATCCTGTACTCTGATGTAAGGAGTAAAGAGACATTGAATGCCACTGGCAGGTAATGCCAGGAGCTGTGTAGAGTTTAGCAAGAGAATGTTAGTCATTCTCAAGAGGAGTgtctgaggttttgtttttgtttgtttttttcaggaaatattataaatacattttgacAAGGAACTTTGAGGCACTGAATGCACGGGGTGGTGGTAACCAAGTCTCCTTACTAAATGTTGTTATGGATCTGAAGAAGTGCTGTAACCACCCCTACCTCTTTCCTGTGGCTGCTATGGTATGTCCATTTGCTTATGCTGTATAAGCATAATTCCCTGCTGGCTGTTACCAGGGAGGCAGTTAGCTCCCTAGTGAAACATAAAAGGGGTTCAGCTTCCTAACTTTCTGCCTCTTGTTTTTCATCCTGTCTTTATGTAGACCCAACATGCTGGaagctctttccttttccaataTCTTTGCATGACAGGCAGGAGTTATCTTGTGGCTCATGCAAGATGGTAAGAGTAGGGGCTAAGTCAGTAGAAAAGAGAAGGGCATCTAGGAGTCAAATTGCAAGAGAAATAGGCACAGGGTagcactggtgtttcatacaaaTAATGCTACATGTGGTGGTTGTGCCAAGCTGAATGACCAGATGTGAGTCAGCATCTGATGAATGCAGTTAAGGATTAAGACCAAGCTACATCCCTTCAAaccattttcttcctccaccccctgctgcctgttttttttcccttctgttcctCACAGGAAGCTCCAAAAATGCCAAATGGCATGTATGATGGTAGTGCTCTTATTCGAGCCTCTGGAAAGCTGTTGCTGCTCCAGAAGATGCTGAAGAACCTTAAGGAAGGAGGTCACAGGGTACTCATATTCTCACAGGTAATATGGGAAAAATAACCTTAAGGctgggaattatttttctgggaAAGGAGCCTCTTGATCTGCTATCCCCTTTTCCCTCACATTGCTGTGGTGGTGTTTTCCTGATACACAGATGACTAAAATGTTGGACCTTCTAGAAGACTTTTTAGAACACGAAGGTTACAAATATGAGAGGATTGACGGAGGAATCACAGGGAACATGCGTCAGGAGGCTATAGATCGCTTCAATGGTATGGAAAATACTCTGTTAGCAAGATGAAAACTGTTTATTACATGTGCTTAGTGGTCAACATGCAATTGTTGTGGCCCAAGTCTTCCATTGCTCTCCTAGAATCTTAAATTAGTAGTGATTTCCCCCTGGGGTGATGTGGGTTAGATACAAGTCTTCAGTTGACTAATGCACTCTCctttgattactttttttttcttctatctaagctcctggtgctcagcagttctgctttctgctttcaaCTCGAGCTGGAGGTCTTGGTATTAACTTGGCCACAGCAGATACTGTGATTATCTATGATTCAGACTGGAACCCCCACAATGATATCCAGGTGAGTCTGAATGAGACACTCACTGTGGAGTAATCCTGAGGAAGAGGGGAAGTGAAACCATCAGGGGGAGTGAAGGAATGCAAGACTTGCCCTCTAGAAACATGCAAAATCAGAGCAGTGAGGATGGGTAAAGATGGGAAGTGAAACAGCTGAGGGTTCTTCTAAGCCCAGTCTTCACTAAGGTTAAGAGCCAACATGAAGGCAACTGGGAAACTTGTGGAGGTAGGTGGGGTATATCAGGCTTGTGTAGCTATAGACTATGCTGAGCACATCTCTTTTCTAGGCCTTCAGTCGTGCACACAGAATTGGACAGAACAAGAAAGTGATGATATACCGTTTTGTGACAAGGGCCTCAGTGGAGGAGCGTATCactcaggtggccaagaagaaaATGATGCTAACTCATCTGGTAGTGAGACCAGGGTTGGGCTCCAAAACAGGCTCCATGTCCAAACAGGAACTTGATGACATTCTCAAATTTGGCACTGAAGAGCTCTTCAAGGATGAGGCTACAGAGGGGGGTGAGTGCTTGGGAGCAGAACTGAAGAAGGTGGGGAGGTCCGGCTCTTTATTTAGCAAGTGACTGTAGGCACAGTGATAATTATAGCTCTACATGGAGGTCTAGggtggcttttcctttcctagtCCCTTGAGATCCATGCTGCAACTGTTCTTACTCTTCCCTCAGGGGATAACAAAGAAGGTGAGGACAGCAGTGTCATCCACTATGATGACAAAGCAATTGAGCGTCTGTTGGATCGGAACCAGGATGAAACAGAAGATACAGAACTTCAGGGCATGAATGAGTATCTCAGCTCCTTCAAGGTGGCCCAATATGTGGTTCGTGAAGAGGAGATGGGGGTGAGTATGAGGTGGATGTAAGCCAGTGTCTTCTGTTAAGTGATACAGGGTAGATTGAATTGAACTCTGTTGCTTTTAAAGGCAAGTGAGAATGTATCTGCTCGGACAGATGGGTGTTTTGGAGCTTAGGGCTGTAAATGTGTTACCTCTctgtggcaggaggaggaggaggttgaACGGGAGATCATTAAGCAGGAGGAGTCAGTGGATCCCGATTACTGGGAGAAACTGCTGCGTCACCATTATGAACAGCAACAGGAAGATCTGGCCAGGAATCTGGGCAAAGGCAAACGTATTCGCAAGCAAGTTAACTACAACGATGGCTCACAGGAGGACAGAGGTACAAATCCACAGGAACCAGAGGGAGAAATGGGTGTAAGTATATGTTGCTGGGAAATAACGGAGTAGCGTTTCAGGCTCAcgtgctgtttttctttcagactgGCAGGATGACCAGTCAGATAATCAGTCAGACTACTCAGTTGCTTCTGAAGAAGGAGATGAAGACTTTGATGAGAGGTCTGAAGGTAAGTTCTGGTGAAGCCAGAGTTACTGGGTCACTTTCTCTGAGTGTGGTAACAACCGGGACTTGATTTGGGTGACTTAGCACTTCATGGCACTGTTCTGCAAGGGAAGTATTCACACCACAATATGCTGTGCATTGTCTCTACTCCTCAGCTGCATTTCTCTCTTTAGCAGCTCGCCGGCCTAGCCGCAAAGGCCTGAGAAATGATAAGGATAAGCCTCTGCCTCCCTTACTTGCCCGTGTGGGAGGGAACATTGAGGTAAGCAGTACCAGGGTAAGCATTTGCATCTAGATGCTTCTGTATGACTGTTTCCATATCTGTCTGCCATCTTCTCCATTCTAGGTCTTGGGTTTCAATGCCCGCCAGAGGAAAGCCTTTCTCAACGCTATCATGCGCTATGGAATGCCACCTCAGGATGCCTTCACCACTCAGTGGCTTGTTCGAGACCTCCGTGGCAAATCAGAAAAAGAGTTCAAGTGAGTGTGCTACAGAAAGATTAAAGACTGGCAGCATCCAGTCTCTTTGACAAGGAATGAGAATTGGACCTTTTCTGGCCATTCCTTAGAGATTACACTTCCTAATGTACTAGTTGATCCTTTGCTGGAGGAATGAACAATAAGCTaggggagagactgggaggtTCTTCTGTTTCTTGGACTCAGCTCCTCAGTCAACAAAACCAAATGGTTTTAGAGGAGTAGCATCACCAATGCATGTAATGAATACTCTCCCCAAGTCCTTTTTGGGCTTATGGTTGTTTCTGGCTCAAGACTGCGAGCTGTGTGTTCTTTATGTATACAGTAATTCTGTCAGGAAATTCTCCCTTGAAGGAGCTTGGAACCCCTGGAACTTGTGTTAAGATGAGTTAGGAGCCTTGGGGTCTGCTAGTGCAAATAAATCTCCAGCTATAACCTTGGTTTATAGCCTAATTGTTTGTCTCAACTGCTGCAGGGCTTACGTCTCGCTCTTTATGCGCCATTTATGTGAACCTGGAGCTGATGGTGCAGAGACCTTTGCAGATGGGGTCCCACGGGAAGGTCTCTCTCGACAGCACGTCCTTACTCGCATTGGGGTCATGTCACTTATACGCAAAAAGGTAGgtgcctggcagagcagcaaagcCTTTGCTCTCCATACGACTTGTAGTCCCTGGGATGATGAGCTAGAGAGTTACCTTTCCTGTCACACCTGTTTTTCTTGTGCGCTGAGTGGTCTGTCTTCTGGTTTGAGGATGAGTTTTGACTCCTGCAGTGATACGTCTTTCTCACCTTCTCATGCAGGTGCAGGAATTTGAGCATGTGAATGGCCGCTGGAGTATGCCAGAACTGGCAGAGATAGAGGAGAACAAGAAACTTTCACAGCCAAGCTCACCCTCTCCCAAAACTCCAACTCCTTCAACACCAGGCGATACGCAGCCAAATACGCCTGCACCTGTCCCTCCACCTGGTGAGAGCTTCCCTTTTGCATAGTCCTGTGTCCTGACCTCATCCTAGCTACTCCCCTCACCGGAGCTGTGGTGGTGGGGTCTGGGGGTGGACACAGATCAACTTCTCATGTTAGGAGGGCTGCCAAAGACGTGTGCAAGCTCTTAAAGGCAAGAGAGGACATTAGCTTTCCTTGGATGAAGTGACAGAAGTGAAGCCCAGCATTTGTAGTGGGCAGGAAAGAAGGGGTTGGGGGGTTATATCTTGACCGGTATTGGTCCCATTTTGATGGGCCTAATATCTGTTCATAAGGAGACGTATGCTTGCTAACAGTGAGGGGAAGACCTTACTGAtggcttctcttccttttttgtcttcCGTGCTGTGCTCGGGTGGGGAATATACAGAAGAAGGagtaaaagcagaagaaggagCCAGTGCTAAGGAGCAAGGGGAGTCATCTGAACCAGAGAAAGATCTCAAtgcctctgctgctgaaacAGAGGTCCCGATGGAGGTGAGTGTTGGATTGCTTATTTGCCTTCTGCTGAGGCAGAGATGAGTTCTTTAAATATTGGTAATATATAAAGATAATTCTCAGGTCTTCAGACTTGGGCTTAACAGTTTTGTGCatctttgctttccaaaatgcTGTGACTGTCTTCCATTTTCATGCAGTGCTTTACCGCCCTTCTCATTCATTTCTGTCCTTAGCAGTGTGCCCAGCCTGTGGAGACACCACCACAGGAAGCAAAATCCCCGGTGAACCCCacagaagcagatgaaaaaaaactaGAGGAACCAGAGGTGAAGGAAAGACCAGATGAGCCAATGGAAGTAGAAAGCAAAGGTATCTCTAGGACTAGGAATAAAACATTCCTCTGCCTCAAATACTATTTTCCTAAAGTTGCAtcttttttgcttcagcatGTCGTCCTAAAGAAATGGGTGTAAATGCAGACAGTGTTTGGGGCTATTCCAGGACTTGAAACAGGGAATCAGGGAGCTTTATTAGGTTTCACAGgctgaagaacaaaacaaaaccctgggCTTGCCATACTCCCCTATATCTCAGTTTCTCCTTCTCTGTTGCAGCTGAtgtggagaaagcagaagacagagCACCTGTTGAGAATCCCCCTGAACCTCCTATAATCACTCTGGATGAGAAAGGTAAGTCATGGTAATTACATTCTCTTTCTTAATACTCCTCCTGCAAGGATTCCTTGTGGGTGCTGTCTGCCAGGTTCTTTCTAACAATTTCTTGTGTGTACAGATGAGAAAAAGGATGATGATAAGAAAGATGTAGTGATGCTGCAGAATGGAGAGATGCTGAAAGAGTCAGTAGATGAAAGGCACAAGAAGGCAGTAAAGCAGCGCTTTATGTTCAACATAGCAGATGGTGGCTTCACTGGTACGAGAAATCTTTGTGCTTGAACTTAATGTGCCCCTGTTTGTGTTCATAAAACAGCTTTCAACTGTTCTGGTGTCTCTTGCCTTTCCAGAACTACACTCCCTGTGGCAGAATGAGGAGCGGGCTGCAACTGTCACAAAGAAGACCTATGAGATCTGGCATCGGCGTCATGACTACTGGCTCCTTGCTGGGATTATCAAGTATCCTTACCTTAATGGACCAGTTCTCTCCCCTTGTCCATGAACTGTCACGGTGCAGGTGACAGTCCTGGGTCTGACTGGAGTATATTAAGAGAGTGCTTTATCCGCTTTCACAACATTAAAAGCAATGGTGGGAGGAGGAGTTTCCTGCCAGCATAGTTCAGACTTAGCTGGACATAGTTCTCATTCCTTTTCCttggctcctgctcctcccctctGTGCCCCCTTTCCCCACTCCCTCTTGAGAACTGTATCTGCTTGTGTATTCCCTTGTTCTCACTGCCTTTGTTTGCCTGAGCTCATCCCATCTCAGTCATGGCTATGCCCGTTGGCAGGATATTCAGAATGACCCACGTTACGCCATCCTCAATGAACCCTTCAAGGGTGAGATGAACAGGGGTAACTTCCTGGAAATAAAGAATAAGTTCTTGGCAAGGAGATTTAAGGTAAGGATTTCTCTTCAGTGTGGTAGGGGCCTTTCAGCCAGCTGGACCTCTGAGAATGAGCTTGGTGTTCCGAGTTTCTGTTGAAGTGAAGTCTTCTGCAGTGCCttttgttttgggggaaaaacaaaacagtatgTTAGGAACTCCCTGTACTCTAGAAGTGGTACTGGGGAGCTTGGCTCAGTGCTCTCTCCAAAAGGTTATTAAAACAGTTGGTATGCAGGAGGCTTAAGGTTCAAGTGACTTCTTCCATTGCCGCTTCTGCTTGGTGTGCTACAACCCACTCAGTGTGCCTATCCATAACTCAAAGGTTGTACAGATTAGTGAAAGGGTTGCCTGCAGTATCTGCCTCATCCCATTTGGGAGTGACATAGCTTAGATCTGGGAGTTGTTAAAGACCAACCCAAATAAGCACCAAATAGTTCTCAGTCTTGGGAGCAAAACATTAATTGATTGTGGTTTGGCTGATCAGTTCTGCACTAACAGGATCCAAATTGATTTCTGCAAATGTCCCTGACATGCATTTAACTTTTCCTGTAAGAAGCATTGGATGCTTCTCACTTGTTCAAAGGGAAGTCTCTATTCCCGTAAACAGTAAAGTGTCAAAGTTTGGGCTCTAGAAAGAATCTGAGGAGGAATGAGACTTCTAGTTCAATAAGAGACTACCATAAATCCTCTAGATGTAGCCTGGTTTTCTTGTGTGCCTGGACTAGCTAAATGGAGCCTGTAATTGTTTTGGACTCCGGGCTTTACTAGTGAAAGGAGTTTAATCTGCACCTCATGAGACAGTGGAGAACTGGATCAGGAGAGACTGGGTACGCAAATGAGCTGCTGCTCAAGACAACTGCTGAAAGCCTTTTTCTCATTATTGCCCCATCTTGCAGCTTCTGGAGCAAGCACTGGTGATTGAGGAGCAATTGCGGCGAGCTGCCTATCTGAACATGTCAGAAGACCCCTCTCATCCATCTATGGCTCTGAACACACGTTTTGCTGAGGTGGAATGCCTGGCTGAGAGCCACCAGCACCTATCCAAGGAGTCAATGGCTGGGA from Heliangelus exortis chromosome 1, bHelExo1.hap1, whole genome shotgun sequence harbors:
- the CHD4 gene encoding chromodomain-helicase-DNA-binding protein 4 isoform X12, with protein sequence MASGIGSPSPCSGGSDDDEMEILLNNTIPQHPEPEEEPEEELLSEAEAPKIKKKKKPKKLKEPKVPKLSKRQKKELGDSSGEGNEFVEEEEEVLRSDSEGSDYTPGKKKKKKLGPKKEKKNKTKRKEEEEEEEEDDDSKEPKSSAQLLEDWGMEDIDHIFTEEDYRTLTNYKAFSQFVRPLIAAKNPKIAVSKMMMVLGAKWREFSTNNPFKGISGASVAAAAAAAVAVVESMVTNVDAVLPQPPVDVPLRKAKTKEGKGPNARRKPKATPRIPDIKKPKTKKVAPLKIKLGGFGSKRKRSSSEDDDLDVESDFDDASINSYSVSDGSTSRSSRSRKKLKAGKKKKKGEEDSTVAVDGYETDHQDYCEVCQQGGEIILCDTCPRAYHMVCLDPDMEKAPEGKWSCPHCEKEGIQWEAKEDNSEGEEIMEDVVGDAEEEDDHHMEFCRVCKDGGELLCCDACPSSYHIHCLNPPLPEIPNGEWLCPRCTCPALKGKVQKILIWKWGQPPVGPPPPRPPDADPNAPPPKPLEGRPERQFFVKWQGMSYWHCSWVSELQLELHCQVMFRNYQRKNDMDEPPSGDFGGEEEKSRKRKNKDPKYAEMEERFYRYGIKPEWMMIHRILNHSVDKKGNVHYLIKWRDLPYDQASWESEDVDIQDYDLFKQSYWNHRELMRGEEGRPGKKLKKVKMRKLERPPETPTVDPTVKYDRQPEYLDVTGGTLHPYQLEGLNWLRFSWAQGTDTILADEMGLGKTVQTAVFLYSLYKEGHSKGPFLVSAPLSTIINWEREFEMWAPDMYVVTYVGDKDSRAIIRENEFTFEDNAIRGGKKASRMKKEAAVKFHVLLTSYELITIDMAILGSIDWACLIVDEAHRLKNNQSKFFRVLNGYSLQHKLLLTGTPLQNNLEELFHLLNFLTPERFHNLEGFLEEFADIAKEDQIKKLHDMLGPHMLRRLKADVFKNMPSKTELIVRVELSPMQKKYYKYILTRNFEALNARGGGNQVSLLNVVMDLKKCCNHPYLFPVAAMEAPKMPNGMYDGSALIRASGKLLLLQKMLKNLKEGGHRVLIFSQMTKMLDLLEDFLEHEGYKYERIDGGITGNMRQEAIDRFNAPGAQQFCFLLSTRAGGLGINLATADTVIIYDSDWNPHNDIQAFSRAHRIGQNKKVMIYRFVTRASVEERITQVAKKKMMLTHLVVRPGLGSKTGSMSKQELDDILKFGTEELFKDEATEGGDNKEGEDSSVIHYDDKAIERLLDRNQDETEDTELQGMNEYLSSFKVAQYVVREEEMGEEEEVEREIIKQEESVDPDYWEKLLRHHYEQQQEDLARNLGKGKRIRKQVNYNDGSQEDRDWQDDQSDNQSDYSVASEEGDEDFDERSEAARRPSRKGLRNDKDKPLPPLLARVGGNIEVLGFNARQRKAFLNAIMRYGMPPQDAFTTQWLVRDLRGKSEKEFKAYVSLFMRHLCEPGADGAETFADGVPREGLSRQHVLTRIGVMSLIRKKVQEFEHVNGRWSMPELAEIEENKKLSQPSSPSPKTPTPSTPGDTQPNTPAPVPPPEEGVKAEEGASAKEQGESSEPEKDLNASAAETEVPMECAQPVETPPQEAKSPVNPTEADEKKLEEPEVKERPDEPMEVESKADVEKAEDRAPVENPPEPPIITLDEKDEKKDDDKKDVVMLQNGEMLKESVDERHKKAVKQRFMFNIADGGFTELHSLWQNEERAATVTKKTYEIWHRRHDYWLLAGIINHGYARWQDIQNDPRYAILNEPFKGEMNRGNFLEIKNKFLARRFKLLEQALVIEEQLRRAAYLNMSEDPSHPSMALNTRFAEVECLAESHQHLSKESMAGNKPANAVLHKVLKQLEELLSDMKADVTRLPATIARIPPVAVRLQMSERNILSRLANRSSEPPPPPPPQQVAQQQ
- the CHD4 gene encoding chromodomain-helicase-DNA-binding protein 4 isoform X10, whose product is MASGIGSPSPCSGGSDDDEMEILLNNTIPQHPEPEEEPEEELLSEAEAPKIKKKKKPKKLKEPKVPKLSKRQKKELGDSSGEGNEFVEEEEEVLRSDSEGSDYTPGKKKKKKLGPKKEKKNKTKRKEEEEEEEEDDDSKEPKSSAQLLEDWGMEDIDHIFTEEDYRTLTNYKAFSQFVRPLIAAKNPKIAVSKMMMVLGAKWREFSTNNPFKGISGASVAAAAAAAVAVVESMVTNVDAVLPQPPVDVPLRKAKTKEGKGPNARRKPKATPRIPDIKKPKTKKVAPLKIKLGGFGSKRKRSSSEDDDLDVESDFDDASINSYSVSDGSTSRSSRSRKKLKAGKKKKKGEEDSTVAVDGYETDHQDYCEVCQQGGEIILCDTCPRAYHMVCLDPDMEKAPEGKWSCPHCEKEGIQWEAKEDNSEGEEIMEDVVGDAEEEDDHHMEFCRVCKDGGELLCCDACPSSYHIHCLNPPLPEIPNGEWLCPRCTCPALKGKVQKILIWKWGQPPVGPPPPRPPDADPNAPPPKPLEGRPERQFFVKWQGMSYWHCSWVSELQLELHCQVMFRNYQRKNDMDEPPSGDFGGEEEKSRKRKNKDPKYAEMEERFYRYGIKPEWMMIHRILNHSVDKKGNVHYLIKWRDLPYDQASWESEDVDIQDYDLFKQSYWNHRELMRGEEGRPGKKLKKVKMRKLERPPETPTVDPTVKYDRQPEYLDVTGGTLHPYQLEGLNWLRFSWAQGTDTILADEMGLGKTVQTAVFLYSLYKEGHSKGPFLVSAPLSTIINWEREFEMWAPDMYVVTYVGDKDSRAIIRENEFTFEDNAIRGGKKASRMKKEAAVKFHVLLTSYELITIDMAILGSIDWACLIVDEAHRLKNNQSKFFRVLNGYSLQHKLLLTGTPLQNNLEELFHLLNFLTPERFHNLEGFLEEFADIAKEDQIKKLHDMLGPHMLRRLKADVFKNMPSKTELIVRVELSPMQKKYYKYILTRNFEALNARGGGNQVSLLNVVMDLKKCCNHPYLFPVAAMEAPKMPNGMYDGSALIRASGKLLLLQKMLKNLKEGGHRVLIFSQMTKMLDLLEDFLEHEGYKYERIDGGITGNMRQEAIDRFNAPGAQQFCFLLSTRAGGLGINLATADTVIIYDSDWNPHNDIQAFSRAHRIGQNKKVMIYRFVTRASVEERITQVAKKKMMLTHLVVRPGLGSKTGSMSKQELDDILKFGTEELFKDEATEGGDNKEGEDSSVIHYDDKAIERLLDRNQDETEDTELQGMNEYLSSFKVAQYVVREEEMGEEEEVEREIIKQEESVDPDYWEKLLRHHYEQQQEDLARNLGKGKRIRKQVNYNDGSQEDRGSRAVFLSDWQDDQSDNQSDYSVASEEGDEDFDERSEARRPSRKGLRNDKDKPLPPLLARVGGNIEVLGFNARQRKAFLNAIMRYGMPPQDAFTTQWLVRDLRGKSEKEFKAYVSLFMRHLCEPGADGAETFADGVPREGLSRQHVLTRIGVMSLIRKKVQEFEHVNGRWSMPELAEIEENKKLSQPSSPSPKTPTPSTPGDTQPNTPAPVPPPEEGVKAEEGASAKEQGESSEPEKDLNASAAETEVPMECAQPVETPPQEAKSPVNPTEADEKKLEEPEVKERPDEPMEVESKADVEKAEDRAPVENPPEPPIITLDEKDEKKDDDKKDVVMLQNGEMLKESVDERHKKAVKQRFMFNIADGGFTELHSLWQNEERAATVTKKTYEIWHRRHDYWLLAGIINHGYARWQDIQNDPRYAILNEPFKGEMNRGNFLEIKNKFLARRFKLLEQALVIEEQLRRAAYLNMSEDPSHPSMALNTRFAEVECLAESHQHLSKESMAGNKPANAVLHKVLKQLEELLSDMKADVTRLPATIARIPPVAVRLQMSERNILSRLANRSSEPPPPPPPQQVAQQQ
- the CHD4 gene encoding chromodomain-helicase-DNA-binding protein 4 isoform X11, whose amino-acid sequence is MASGIGSPSPCSGGSDDDEMEILLNNTIPQHPEPEEEPEEELLSEAEAPKIKKKKKPKKLKEPKVPKLSKRQKKELGDSSGEGNEFVEEEEEVLRSDSEGSDYTPGKKKKKKLGPKKEKKNKTKRKEEEEEEEEDDDSKEPKSSAQLLEDWGMEDIDHIFTEEDYRTLTNYKAFSQFVRPLIAAKNPKIAVSKMMMVLGAKWREFSTNNPFKGISGASVAAAAAAAVAVVESMVTNVDAVLPQPPVDVPLRKAKTKEGKGPNARRKPKATPRIPDIKKPKTKKVAPLKIKLGGFGSKRKRSSSEDDDLDVESDFDDASINSYSVSDGSTSRSSRSRKKLKAGKKKKKGEEDSTVAVDGYETDHQDYCEVCQQGGEIILCDTCPRAYHMVCLDPDMEKAPEGKWSCPHCEKEGIQWEAKEDNSEGEEIMEDVVGDAEEEDDHHMEFCRVCKDGGELLCCDACPSSYHIHCLNPPLPEIPNGEWLCPRCTCPALKGKVQKILIWKWGQPPVGPPPPRPPDADPNAPPPKPLEGRPERQFFVKWQGMSYWHCSWVSELQLELHCQVMFRNYQRKNDMDEPPSGDFGGEEEKSRKRKNKDPKYAEMEERFYRYGIKPEWMMIHRILNHSVDKKGNVHYLIKWRDLPYDQASWESEDVDIQDYDLFKQSYWNHRELMRGEEGRPGKKLKKVKMRKLERPPETPTVDPTVKYDRQPEYLDVTGGTLHPYQLEGLNWLRFSWAQGTDTILADEMGLGKTVQTAVFLYSLYKEGHSKGPFLVSAPLSTIINWEREFEMWAPDMYVVTYVGDKDSRAIIRENEFTFEDNAIRGGKKASRMKKEAAVKFHVLLTSYELITIDMAILGSIDWACLIVDEAHRLKNNQSKFFRVLNGYSLQHKLLLTGTPLQNNLEELFHLLNFLTPERFHNLEGFLEEFADIAKEDQIKKLHDMLGPHMLRRLKADVFKNMPSKTELIVRVELSPMQKKYYKYILTRNFEALNARGGGNQVSLLNVVMDLKKCCNHPYLFPVAAMEAPKMPNGMYDGSALIRASGKLLLLQKMLKNLKEGGHRVLIFSQMTKMLDLLEDFLEHEGYKYERIDGGITGNMRQEAIDRFNAPGAQQFCFLLSTRAGGLGINLATADTVIIYDSDWNPHNDIQAFSRAHRIGQNKKVMIYRFVTRASVEERITQVAKKKMMLTHLVVRPGLGSKTGSMSKQELDDILKFGTEELFKDEATEGGDNKEGEDSSVIHYDDKAIERLLDRNQDETEDTELQGMNEYLSSFKVAQYVVREEEMGEEEEVEREIIKQEESVDPDYWEKLLRHHYEQQQEDLARNLGKGKRIRKQVNYNDGSQEDRDWQDDQSDNQSDYSVASEEGDEDFDERSEAARRPSRKGLRNDKDKPLPPLLARVGGNIEVLGFNARQRKAFLNAIMRYGMPPQDAFTTQWLVRDLRGKSEKEFKAYVSLFMRHLCEPGADGAETFADGVPREGLSRQHVLTRIGVMSLIRKKVQEFEHVNGRWSMPELAEIEENKKLSQPSSPSPKTPTPSTPGDTQPNTPAPVPPPEEGVKAEEGASAKEQGESSEPEKDLNASAAETEVPMEQCAQPVETPPQEAKSPVNPTEADEKKLEEPEVKERPDEPMEVESKADVEKAEDRAPVENPPEPPIITLDEKDEKKDDDKKDVVMLQNGEMLKESVDERHKKAVKQRFMFNIADGGFTELHSLWQNEERAATVTKKTYEIWHRRHDYWLLAGIINHGYARWQDIQNDPRYAILNEPFKGEMNRGNFLEIKNKFLARRFKLLEQALVIEEQLRRAAYLNMSEDPSHPSMALNTRFAEVECLAESHQHLSKESMAGNKPANAVLHKVLKQLEELLSDMKADVTRLPATIARIPPVAVRLQMSERNILSRLANRSSEPPPPPPPQQVAQQQ